A region of the Methylomagnum ishizawai genome:
ATCAGCGTGGATTCGGCCCTGGTCTACCGGGGCATGGATATCGGCACCGCCAAGCCCGACCTCGCAGAGCGGGCGGGCGTGCCCCATCATCTGATCGATATCCTCGACCCGGCGGAGGCGTATTCGACGGGCCGGTTCCGCGAGGACGCCCTGGCCCTGATGCGCGATATCACCGGGCGTGGCAAGCTGCCCATCCTGGCGGGCGGGACCCTGCTGTATTTCAACGCGCTGTTCCATGGGATTTCGGAACTCCCGTCCGCCGACCCGGATATCCGCCGCCAACTCGACGCGGAAGCCGCCGACCGGGGTTGGCCCGAACTGCACGCCGAACTGGCGCGGGTCGATCCCGTAGCCGCCGCCCGCATCCATCCCCACGATCCCCAGCGCATCCACCGGGCTTTGGAGGTGTACCGGATTACCGGCGTGCCGCTCACCGAACTTTGCGCCGCCACCTTGGCCCCGCCGCCACCGTTCGATCTCATCAAGCTGGTGGTGGCACCCGCCGACCGGCCCGCTTTGCACGAGCGTATCCGGCTGCGCTTCCTGGCTATGCTGGAGCGCGGCTTGGTCGAGGAAGTCCGCGCCCTGTACGGACGCGGGGATTTGCAGCCCGGTTTGCCCTCGATCCGGGCGGTGGGCTATCGGCAGGTTTGGGCTTATCTGGCCGGGGAATATGATTGGGAGACGATGGTCGAGCGCGGCGTCATCACGACCCGGCAGTTCGCCAAGCGGCAATTCACTTGGTTGCGGCGGGAAACGGACGCGGCACACTATTTCAGCGAGGATGATCGGCTGGTGGAGCGGGTTTTGGCCGATGTGGCTGGGCGGTTGGAGGCCGCACGATAGTCCGCCTGTGTACAGGGCGGAGCGAGGGCAAAAGCTTTGGATAATCCTATGTGGGGGGCGGTATGCTGCCAAATAAAGATCAAATTTCCCGTCCGGCAAAAAATCAATTTTTTCCTGTTTCGATTGCTGAGATAAAACGGGCGATCCGAGAGTTTTGGTTCGCTTTCTCGGATTATAAAAAACGTATTGATATTAACTAACTTTCCTTTTAAGAACAGATTTGGGGTGCAGGTGGCAAGTATTTATCCCATGGAGGCGTTGATTGTTTTTTCTTTCGATGAAGGCGTTGCGCGCATTCGCGCAAAAGCCGTCGTCCACGCGGTTTTTCATGAGCTTTCAAAGGTTGAAAAACATCAATATTATCGACCGAATTTGCGGGAAATCATATCGTTTCGCGCCTATCTCGCCCCTTTCAATAAGCTGGTTATTACCAAGCGCAAACGTAGGGCCATGCTGGCCAAATATCGGGGCGATGCGAAGTTTTCCAACGCCTTTAAACCCAAGCGGATTTATGTTGACGAAATTCGCCTTTATAGCGTAGATGTCGCTGATTCCAACGTGGAATTTGGCGATTAACTATCCGGCCCCCGTGCAGGATATTCCACCGACTTCGGAACCTTCCTCCATGCACACCCAAATCCTTGCCTGCCTGGACCAAATCGAACACGACCACGGGGTCCGTATCCTTTATGCCGCCGAATCGGGCAGCCGGGCCTGGGGCTTCGCCTCGTCCGACAGCGATTACGATGTCCGTTTCGTCTATATCCGCCCGCTGGAGGATTATTTGTCCATCGCCGCCCAGCGCGATGTGATCGAAGTGCCGATAGATCGCCTGTTGGACGTGAACGGCTGGGATATCCGCAAGGCGCTGGCCTTGTTCCGCAAGAGCAACGCGCCCCTCTACGAATGGCTGCAATCACCCATCGTCTACCGCCGGGATGCGCGGTGCAGCGATCCATGGCTGGCTTTGCTGCCGGATTATTTTTCCCGGCGGGCCGGTTGCCATCATTATTTGTCCATGGCCCGCAACGCCTACGAACACCAACTCCAAGGAGCCCGCGTCCGGCTCAAGCATTATTTCTATGCCCTGCGGCCCTTGCTGGCGGCGGCTTGGATCCTGGAACGGGGTGGCGTGCCGCCGATGGAATTCGCGTCCTTGCGCAGCCAGGTCGCGGATGCGACTGTACAAGCCGCCATCGACGCCTTGCTCGATCTCAAGCGGCGCAGCGACGAGCGGGCGGAAACGGCTCCGGTGCCGGTCCTGCAAGATTTCATCGCCCGCCGCTTGGCCGCGCACCAACAAGACAGCGCGGTGCTGGCTCCGCATAGCGGGGCGGAGGAACCCTTGAACCGGCTATTCAGGAGCCTGCTATTGCCATGAATTACCAACGCCTGCGGGACAACCGGGATTGCCTGTTGTTGGAGGCCGTAAGCGGCAGCCGGGCCTATGGACTGGCCACGCCCGAATCCGACACCGACCTCAGGGGGGTGTTCATCCTGCCAAAGCGGGAGTTCTATGGATTCGGCTACACCGAACAGGTGAGCAATCCGAGTCAGGACGAAACCTATTACGAGCTGAAGCGCTACGCCGAACTGCTCTGCCGCAACAACCCCAACCTATTGGAATTGCTCGCCACCCCATCCGATTGCCTGCGCTACCGGCATCCCTTGATGGAACGGTTCACGCCGGAGCTATTCCTGAGCAAGCTGTGCGAACAGAGCTTCGCCGGCTACGCGCAGTCGCAAATCCGCAAGGCGCGTGGACTGAACAAGAAGATCGTCCGCCCCATCGAACCGGGGCGTAAAAGCTTGCTCGACTTCTGCCATATGGCCGAGGGCCAGGGCAGCGTGCCCCTGCTCGAATGGCTGGAGCGCCGGGGCTGGCGGCAAGAGGATTGCGGGCTCGCGGCCATCCCCCATTTCCGCGACGGTTACGCGCTGTTCCACGAGGACGGCCCGGAACGGCGCTTCCGGGGCATCGTTTCGGGACCGGAGGCGCAGGAAGTCAGCCTCAGCAGCATTCCAAAGGCTTCGAACCCCGCCGGTTTGCTGCACGTCAACAAGGATGGCTATTCGGCCTATTGCCGCGAGTATCGGGAATACTGGGATTGGGTGGCCAAGCGCAACGAGGCCCGCTACCGTGGCACCTTGGAACACGGTAAGCACTACGACGCCAAAAATATGATGCACACCTTCCGGCTGCTGCACATGGCCTTGGAAATCGCCACCGAGGGCCGGGTCAACGTGCGCCGCCCCGACCGGGAATTCCTGCTCGCCATCCGCCGGGGGGAATTCGACTATGACGAACTGGTCCGCCGCGCCGACGATAAGCTGGCGGAAATCCACGCCGCCTATGCCGTTTGCCCCCTGCCCGCACAACCCGACGCGGCGGTGGTGGAAGCGGTTTTGGTCGAGGTGCGGGAGGCCGTTTATGCCGCCAGCCCCGGCCCACGATGACTGCGGACCCGCTGTTCACCGAAGGCAACCGCCTGATGGCGGCGGGCGAGGCCGAAGCCGCCGAGCGCTGTTTCCGGCTCGCCCTCGCGCTCCGGCCCGATTTCCCGGAAGCGCTGACCAACCTGGGTTTGCTACGCGAACAAGCCGGGGCGCTGGACGAGGCCGAAGCCTGCCACCGCCGCGCCATCGCCCTGCGTCCCGACCAAGCCTGTTTGCAGCTCAACCTGGGCGTCATGCTGATGAACGCCCGCCGCTATCCCGCAGCCGAAACCCACCTCCGCCAAGCCTTGGACCTCGCGCCCGACTCGGCGGCGGCGTGGTCCAACCTGGGCGTGTTGATGATCCGCACCCAGCGCGAGGACGCGGCGGAACGCTGTCTCCGCACCGCCATCGGCTTGGACCCGGCTTACGCCAAGGCCCGTTTCAATCTGGCCTATGGGCTGCTGCGGCAAGGACGCTATGAAGAAGGCTGGGAATGCCTGGAAGCCCGCGATTGGTATGCCATGCTGGACCGGCATTTCACCTGTCCGCGCTGGCGGGGCGAGGACTTGGCGGGCAAGTCGCTCTTGATCGGACTCGAAGCCGGCCACGGCGACATGATCCAGTTCTGCCGCTACGGGCCGCTGCTGAAACGGATGGGCGCGGCGCGGATCACGGTGCTATGCCATCCCGGCTTGAAAACCCTGTTCGCCACCTTGTCCGGCATCGACGAAGTTGTTTCGGTCGCGGAGGATGTGCCCGCCGCGGGCTGGGATTGCTGGACGCCGCCCTTGAGCCTGCCTTATCACTGCCGGACCCGCCTCGATAGCATTCCCGCGCCGATTCCCTATCTATCCGCCGATCCGGCACGGGTCGCGCGTTGGTCGCCGCGCTTGCCGCAAGGGAAGCGGGTCGGCTTGGTCTGGAAAGGCAATTCCCGCTTCGAGAACGACGCGGAGCGGTCTTTGCCTGCGCTGGACCCGCTCGCCCCGCTGGGCCAAGTGCCCGGCATCCAGTTCGTGAGCCTGCAAAAAGGCGCGGGCGAGGACGAAGCCTTGAATCCGCCCTCGGGGTTCAATCTGTTGGCCTTGGGCCATGAATTGGCCGATTTCGCCGATACCGCCGCCGTGCTGGCGGGCCTCGATTTGGTCATTAGCGTCGATACCGCCGTGGCCCATCTGGCCGGGGCGATGGGCAAGCCCTGTTGGGTATTGCTGCCCGACCATATGACCGATTGGCGCTGGCTGAAGGACCGGCTGGATTCGCCCTGGTATCCCGGCACGATGCGGCTGTTCCGCCAGCCCACAGGGGGCGGGTGGATTCCGGTGGTCGCGGCGGTGGCCCAAGCCTTGGCCGCGTGGTCGGAAAACACGCCCTTTCCCCGGTAGGTGCGATTACCTAAGCCCCGGCATCGCCCGAACATCCCCGTTCTCCGCACAGTCTGAACCCTAACGAGTCGCCCGGATTCCGTTGCACCCTATCCGGGCCACTTCGATCATGCGATAAAACCGGCCCGGCACAACGCGGGCCTTGTGATCAACAAGGGAAGGAATAGCTATGGATCAACAGCGATTGGCGCGGGGTTTGGGCTGGTTCAGCATCGGCCTGGGGTTGATAGAGATGGTGGCTCCGAGGCAGATCGCCAGAGGGCTGGGCCTGCCCGGCCAGCAGGGTTTGATTCGGGTTTATGGCTTGCGCGAATTCGTCAGCGGCCTGGGGATATTGTCGGGCAAGAACACCGGCGGATGGATTTGGGCGCGGGTCGGCGGCGACGCGTTGGATTTGGCCGTGTTGGGTCAAGCCCTGGCCCAGGATAATCCGCGCCGCGATGCGGCCATGGTGGCGACGGCGGCGGTGGCCGGCGTGACCTTGTTGGACGTGGTCTGCGGCCTGCAAGTCCAACAGGATATCGATACTTCCGGCGGCGTCCTGCATCTGGAAAAAAGCATCACCATCGACCGTTCCCCGGACGACCTCTATGCCTATTGGCGGGATTTCGAGAACCTGCCGAACATCATGCGACACCTCGTCTCCGTCCGCGCCGACCCGGCGGGCCGCTCGCATTGGGTGGCGCGGGCACCCTTGGGCCGTACATTGGAATGGGACGCCGAGATCAGCCTCGACCGTCCGGGCCAACTCATCGCTTGGCATTCGCTGCCGGGTTCGGACGTGGACCATATGGGTTCGGTGGGTTTCAATCCCGCGCCGGGGGGGCGCGGTACCGTGGTCCGGGTGGAAATGACCTATACCCCGCCCGCCGGAAGGATCGGCGCGACCCTCGCCAAGCTGTTCGGCGAAGGGCCGGAGCAACAGGTCGCGGTGGATTTGCAGCATTTCAAGCAATGGATGGAAACCGGCGAAATCGCCCGCATCGAGGGCCAGTCCGCCGGACGCCCGCAATCAATATCCAAGTACGAGCATTTCCTACACCATTGAGCCAGGGAGACGGCCATGAAAGCGACCTGTTGGTTCGGCAAGCACGATATCCGGGTGGAAGAAGTGCCCGACCCGCGCATCCTCAATCCCCGCGACGCCATCGTCCGCGTCACCTCCACCGCGATTTGCGGTTCCGACCTGCATCTTTATAACGGCTTCATGCCGATGATGGAGCAGGGCGATATCCTGGGCCATGAATTCATGGGCGAGGTGGTCGAGGTCGGCGGCGGGGTTGCCAACCTGAAAGTGGGCGACCGGGTGGTGGTACCGTTCCCGATTGCCTGCGGCCAGTGCTTTTTCTGCCGCAAGGAATTGTATTCGCTGTGCGAGAACTCCAACCCGAATGCCTCGATCGCGGAAAAGCTGTGGGGCCATTCGCCCGCCGGGATTTTCGGCTATTCGCATGTGGTGGGTGGCTACGCCGGCGGACAAGCGGAATATGCGCGGGTGCCGTTCGCCGATGTCGGCCCGATCAAGATCGAGAACGGCTTCGACGACGAGCAGGTGCTATTCCTGTCGGATATTTTCCCCACGGCCTATATGGCGGCGGAAGCTTGCGCCATCCAGCCGGGCGATACCGTGGCGGTCTGGGGTTGCGGGCCGGTCGGCCAACTCGCCATCAAGAGCGCCAAGCTGTTCGGGGCCGAGCGGGTGATCGCCATCGACCGGCTACCCGAACGCCTGGCCATGGCGCGCGAGGAGAGCGGGGCGGAAACCTTGAACTATGAGGAAGTCGATGGCGTGGTCGAGGCGCTGAAGGAACTGACCGGCGGACGCGGCCCGGATGCCTGCATCGATGCCGTGGGCCTGGAAGCGCATGGCCACGGCGTCCAATATGCCTACGACCGTGCCAAGCAAGCCGCGATGCTGGAAACCGACCGGCCCATCGTCCTGCGCGAGGCCATCATGGCCTGCCGCAACGGCGGCACGGTGTCGGTGCCGGGCGTGTATGGCGGTTTCATCGACAAATTCCCCATGGGCGCGTTGATGAACCGCTCGCTCACCCTCAAGACCGGGCAGACCCATGTCCAGCGCTACCTGCATCCCTTGCTGGATAAGATCGCCCAGGGCGAGATCGATCCCAGTTTCATCGTCACCCACCGCATGTCGCTGGAAGACGCGGCCGAGGGCTACGAAATCTTCGACCGCAAGCAGGACGAGTGCATCAAGGTGGTGTTGAAACCCTAATGGGGGCGTAGTGGGCATGCGTTGGAGGGTCATGGGGTTATAGCGGCGGAATACGATAGTACGTGGGCGGTCATCCTCTGGCGGCGTGGTCCGGGGGCGGCTATGTCGTCGGCCACGCCGTGACGGTGGACGGCGGGATGACGGTCGTATAAGGTGCGGCTTCACCATTCGGGAGTACGCCATGACCACACTCGACATCAACGGTAGCGCGGCCCGCGTCGACGCCGCGGCGGACACGCCCTTGTTATGGGTGTTGCGGGATGAACTACAGCTCACCGGCACCAAATATGGCTGCGGCCAGGGCTTGTGCGGCGCTTGCACCGTCCATCTAGCGGGCCAGCCGGTGCGTTCTTGCATTACCC
Encoded here:
- the miaA gene encoding tRNA (adenosine(37)-N6)-dimethylallyltransferase MiaA, with translation MERLPPALALMGPTASGKTRLAIALAQALDGEVISVDSALVYRGMDIGTAKPDLAERAGVPHHLIDILDPAEAYSTGRFREDALALMRDITGRGKLPILAGGTLLYFNALFHGISELPSADPDIRRQLDAEAADRGWPELHAELARVDPVAAARIHPHDPQRIHRALEVYRITGVPLTELCAATLAPPPPFDLIKLVVAPADRPALHERIRLRFLAMLERGLVEEVRALYGRGDLQPGLPSIRAVGYRQVWAYLAGEYDWETMVERGVITTRQFAKRQFTWLRRETDAAHYFSEDDRLVERVLADVAGRLEAAR
- a CDS encoding nucleotidyltransferase domain-containing protein; this encodes MHTQILACLDQIEHDHGVRILYAAESGSRAWGFASSDSDYDVRFVYIRPLEDYLSIAAQRDVIEVPIDRLLDVNGWDIRKALALFRKSNAPLYEWLQSPIVYRRDARCSDPWLALLPDYFSRRAGCHHYLSMARNAYEHQLQGARVRLKHYFYALRPLLAAAWILERGGVPPMEFASLRSQVADATVQAAIDALLDLKRRSDERAETAPVPVLQDFIARRLAAHQQDSAVLAPHSGAEEPLNRLFRSLLLP
- a CDS encoding DNA polymerase beta superfamily protein is translated as MNYQRLRDNRDCLLLEAVSGSRAYGLATPESDTDLRGVFILPKREFYGFGYTEQVSNPSQDETYYELKRYAELLCRNNPNLLELLATPSDCLRYRHPLMERFTPELFLSKLCEQSFAGYAQSQIRKARGLNKKIVRPIEPGRKSLLDFCHMAEGQGSVPLLEWLERRGWRQEDCGLAAIPHFRDGYALFHEDGPERRFRGIVSGPEAQEVSLSSIPKASNPAGLLHVNKDGYSAYCREYREYWDWVAKRNEARYRGTLEHGKHYDAKNMMHTFRLLHMALEIATEGRVNVRRPDREFLLAIRRGEFDYDELVRRADDKLAEIHAAYAVCPLPAQPDAAVVEAVLVEVREAVYAASPGPR
- a CDS encoding tetratricopeptide repeat protein, yielding MTADPLFTEGNRLMAAGEAEAAERCFRLALALRPDFPEALTNLGLLREQAGALDEAEACHRRAIALRPDQACLQLNLGVMLMNARRYPAAETHLRQALDLAPDSAAAWSNLGVLMIRTQREDAAERCLRTAIGLDPAYAKARFNLAYGLLRQGRYEEGWECLEARDWYAMLDRHFTCPRWRGEDLAGKSLLIGLEAGHGDMIQFCRYGPLLKRMGAARITVLCHPGLKTLFATLSGIDEVVSVAEDVPAAGWDCWTPPLSLPYHCRTRLDSIPAPIPYLSADPARVARWSPRLPQGKRVGLVWKGNSRFENDAERSLPALDPLAPLGQVPGIQFVSLQKGAGEDEALNPPSGFNLLALGHELADFADTAAVLAGLDLVISVDTAVAHLAGAMGKPCWVLLPDHMTDWRWLKDRLDSPWYPGTMRLFRQPTGGGWIPVVAAVAQALAAWSENTPFPR
- a CDS encoding SRPBCC family protein; its protein translation is MDQQRLARGLGWFSIGLGLIEMVAPRQIARGLGLPGQQGLIRVYGLREFVSGLGILSGKNTGGWIWARVGGDALDLAVLGQALAQDNPRRDAAMVATAAVAGVTLLDVVCGLQVQQDIDTSGGVLHLEKSITIDRSPDDLYAYWRDFENLPNIMRHLVSVRADPAGRSHWVARAPLGRTLEWDAEISLDRPGQLIAWHSLPGSDVDHMGSVGFNPAPGGRGTVVRVEMTYTPPAGRIGATLAKLFGEGPEQQVAVDLQHFKQWMETGEIARIEGQSAGRPQSISKYEHFLHH
- a CDS encoding zinc-dependent alcohol dehydrogenase, giving the protein MKATCWFGKHDIRVEEVPDPRILNPRDAIVRVTSTAICGSDLHLYNGFMPMMEQGDILGHEFMGEVVEVGGGVANLKVGDRVVVPFPIACGQCFFCRKELYSLCENSNPNASIAEKLWGHSPAGIFGYSHVVGGYAGGQAEYARVPFADVGPIKIENGFDDEQVLFLSDIFPTAYMAAEACAIQPGDTVAVWGCGPVGQLAIKSAKLFGAERVIAIDRLPERLAMAREESGAETLNYEEVDGVVEALKELTGGRGPDACIDAVGLEAHGHGVQYAYDRAKQAAMLETDRPIVLREAIMACRNGGTVSVPGVYGGFIDKFPMGALMNRSLTLKTGQTHVQRYLHPLLDKIAQGEIDPSFIVTHRMSLEDAAEGYEIFDRKQDECIKVVLKP